A stretch of the Tardiphaga sp. 709 genome encodes the following:
- a CDS encoding enoyl-CoA hydratase family protein produces the protein MVKNKVANPVTLPLAEFKPEHFLLAVSDGIATVTLNRPERKNPLTFQSYRELTDFFRACAMDDDVKVVVVTGAGGNFSSGGDVFEIIGPLIEMNTKDLTAFTRMTGDLVKAMRAAPQPIVAAVEGICAGAGAIMAMASDLRLAATGTKVGFLFNKVGLAGCDMGACAILPRIIGQSRASELLYTGRFMTAEEGERWGFFSRIVAPAEVLAQAQMLAKQISEGPTYANTMTKRMLSMEWAMSVEEAIEAEAVAQALCMTTEDFARAFHAFANKQKPKFEGN, from the coding sequence ATGGTCAAGAACAAGGTCGCCAATCCCGTCACGCTGCCGCTGGCCGAGTTCAAGCCTGAGCATTTCCTGCTGGCCGTGTCAGATGGCATCGCGACGGTGACGCTGAACCGGCCGGAGCGCAAGAATCCGCTGACCTTCCAGAGCTACCGCGAACTGACCGATTTCTTTCGCGCCTGCGCAATGGATGACGACGTCAAAGTCGTGGTCGTCACCGGCGCGGGCGGCAATTTCTCGTCGGGCGGCGACGTGTTCGAGATCATCGGTCCGCTGATCGAAATGAACACCAAGGATCTCACCGCCTTCACGCGCATGACCGGCGATCTGGTCAAGGCGATGCGAGCCGCTCCGCAGCCGATCGTTGCGGCGGTGGAAGGCATCTGCGCCGGTGCCGGCGCGATCATGGCGATGGCGTCCGACTTGCGGCTCGCGGCGACCGGCACCAAGGTCGGATTCCTGTTCAACAAGGTAGGTCTGGCCGGCTGCGACATGGGTGCGTGCGCGATCCTGCCGCGCATCATTGGCCAGTCCCGGGCGTCCGAGCTGCTTTATACCGGCCGTTTCATGACGGCCGAGGAAGGCGAGCGCTGGGGCTTCTTCAGCCGCATCGTTGCGCCGGCGGAGGTGCTGGCGCAGGCCCAGATGCTGGCCAAGCAGATTTCCGAGGGGCCGACTTATGCCAACACCATGACCAAGCGCATGCTGTCGATGGAATGGGCCATGTCGGTGGAAGAGGCGATCGAAGCTGAGGCCGTGGCGCAGGCTCTGTGCATGACCACCGAGGATTTTGCCCGGGCGTTCCACGCCTTCGCGAACAAGCAGAAGCCGAAGTTTGAGGGTAATTAA
- a CDS encoding bifunctional salicylyl-CoA 5-hydroxylase/oxidoreductase encodes MKIAIIGGGPAGLYSAILLKKQRPQAEITVYERNRPDDTFGFGVVFSDATLDNFEKYDLPSYQRITQEFAYWDDIAVHFRGTVHRVGGNGFCGCSRRTLLMILQDRARELGVHLLFEVDITDEARFADADLIVLADGINSHFRNKYIEHFAPEVDLRSNKFTWMGSTKPLDAFTFLFQETEWGPFIAHAYQYEAGRSTWIFETDPETFKRAGLEGLGEQESADRMHEIFKWFLGDHKLLINRSMWRNFPMIRNKRWVKDNMVLLGDAKATAHFSIGSGTKLAMEDAIALYDAMAKAPTVEAGLHDYEHGRREEVEKIQHSADVSLVWFEHVDRFWDFDPVQFAFGVMTRAKAITYDNLTLRAPDFVKEVDKSFAQKVRAQGFDVDVDKPEVPMFQPFKMRDMVLANRAVVSPMCMYSAEEGVPNDFHLVHYGSRAIGGAGLVFTEMVCVGRDARITPGCAGLWTDEQEAQWKRIVDFVHNTSAAKICLQLGHAGRKGATKLMWDGMDRPLSEGAWDITSASPLPYYPDSQVPAEIDRAGMDRVKAEFVAATIRGDRCGFDMLEMHTAHGYLLASFLSPLTNKRTDEYGGFLENRLRFPLEVFEAMRAAWPAHKPMSVRFSATDWAEGGNTGDDAVQIARAFAEAGVDLADISTGQTVKESRPIYGRMFQTPFSDQVRNEARVATMCVGNITSADQVNTILAAGRADLVALGRPHLTDPSFTIKAAAWYGAKDAYCPPQYMPGKDQIFRNSVRDKQDFEDLKIKAKPKTRAEMRAEAAKPLAAE; translated from the coding sequence ATGAAGATCGCGATTATCGGTGGCGGGCCGGCGGGTCTCTATTCTGCGATCCTGCTGAAGAAGCAGCGACCGCAGGCGGAGATCACGGTCTATGAGCGCAACCGTCCCGATGACACCTTCGGCTTCGGCGTGGTGTTCTCCGACGCCACCCTAGACAATTTCGAGAAATACGATCTTCCGAGCTATCAGCGCATCACCCAGGAATTCGCCTACTGGGACGATATCGCCGTGCACTTCCGCGGCACTGTCCACCGCGTCGGCGGTAACGGCTTCTGCGGCTGTTCGCGCCGCACGCTGCTGATGATCCTGCAGGATCGCGCCCGCGAACTCGGCGTCCATCTGCTGTTCGAAGTCGATATCACCGACGAAGCACGTTTCGCCGATGCCGATCTGATCGTGCTGGCTGATGGCATCAACAGCCACTTCCGTAACAAATATATCGAGCACTTCGCGCCCGAAGTGGACTTGCGCTCGAACAAGTTCACCTGGATGGGTTCAACCAAGCCGCTCGATGCCTTCACCTTCCTGTTCCAGGAGACCGAGTGGGGTCCGTTCATTGCCCACGCCTACCAATATGAAGCAGGCCGGTCGACCTGGATCTTCGAGACCGATCCAGAAACTTTCAAGCGCGCCGGCCTGGAAGGCCTCGGCGAGCAGGAGTCCGCCGATCGGATGCATGAGATCTTCAAGTGGTTCCTCGGCGACCACAAGCTGCTGATCAACCGTTCGATGTGGCGCAACTTCCCGATGATCCGCAACAAGCGCTGGGTCAAGGACAACATGGTACTGCTTGGCGATGCCAAGGCGACAGCGCATTTCTCTATCGGCTCCGGCACCAAGCTCGCCATGGAAGATGCCATCGCGCTGTATGATGCGATGGCGAAGGCGCCCACTGTCGAGGCTGGGTTGCACGACTACGAACACGGTCGCCGCGAGGAGGTCGAGAAGATCCAGCATTCAGCGGACGTGTCGCTAGTCTGGTTCGAGCACGTGGACCGCTTTTGGGACTTCGACCCCGTGCAGTTCGCCTTCGGCGTCATGACCCGCGCCAAGGCGATTACCTACGATAACCTGACGCTGCGCGCGCCGGACTTCGTCAAGGAAGTCGACAAGTCGTTTGCGCAGAAGGTGCGCGCGCAGGGCTTCGACGTCGATGTCGATAAGCCGGAAGTGCCGATGTTCCAGCCATTCAAGATGCGGGATATGGTGCTTGCCAATCGCGCCGTAGTATCGCCGATGTGCATGTATTCGGCGGAAGAGGGTGTGCCGAACGATTTCCATCTGGTGCATTACGGCTCGCGCGCCATTGGCGGTGCCGGTCTCGTCTTCACCGAAATGGTCTGCGTCGGCCGCGACGCGCGCATCACGCCCGGCTGTGCCGGTCTGTGGACCGACGAGCAGGAAGCGCAGTGGAAGCGCATTGTCGATTTCGTGCACAACACGTCCGCGGCCAAGATCTGTCTGCAGCTCGGCCATGCCGGCCGCAAGGGCGCAACCAAGCTGATGTGGGACGGCATGGACCGGCCATTGTCCGAGGGCGCCTGGGACATCACGTCGGCATCGCCGCTGCCGTATTATCCGGATAGTCAGGTTCCGGCAGAGATCGATCGCGCTGGTATGGACCGCGTCAAGGCAGAGTTCGTGGCCGCTACGATCCGCGGCGATCGCTGTGGCTTCGACATGCTCGAGATGCACACGGCGCACGGCTATCTGCTGGCGAGCTTCCTGTCGCCGCTGACCAACAAACGCACCGATGAATATGGCGGCTTCCTTGAGAACCGGCTGCGCTTCCCCCTCGAAGTGTTCGAGGCCATGCGTGCGGCATGGCCGGCGCACAAGCCGATGTCGGTTCGTTTCTCGGCGACCGACTGGGCCGAAGGTGGCAACACCGGCGACGATGCGGTGCAGATCGCCCGCGCCTTCGCCGAAGCCGGTGTCGACCTCGCCGACATCTCCACGGGGCAAACCGTCAAGGAGTCGCGTCCGATCTACGGCCGCATGTTCCAGACGCCGTTCTCGGATCAGGTCCGCAACGAGGCCCGCGTCGCCACCATGTGCGTCGGCAACATCACGTCCGCCGATCAGGTCAACACGATCCTGGCCGCCGGCCGTGCGGACCTCGTCGCACTTGGCCGTCCGCACCTGACCGACCCGTCCTTCACCATCAAGGCGGCCGCTTGGTATGGTGCAAAAGACGCCTATTGCCCGCCCCAATATATGCCCGGCAAGGACCAGATTTTCCGCAACAGCGTCAGGGACAAGCAGGATTTCGAAGACCTGAAAATTAAGGCTAAGCCGAAGACCCGCGCCGAGATGCGTGCGGAGGCGGCAAAGCCACTTGCAGCTGAATGA
- a CDS encoding flavin-dependent oxidoreductase, translating into MRAIIVGGGVGGLTTALMLRARGINCELYEQADSIRELGVGINTLPHAIRELAGLGLLDRLDAVAIRTDELHYLNRHGQEVWREKRGFGAGHDVPQFSIHRGRLQTAIHRAVEERLGAEAIHTGRRLGHFTQDEGGVTAYFFDRNNNHVETARGDILIGADGIHSKVRSTLFPNEGHPVWNGLMLWRGARDWPAFLTGNSMIVAGGLHAKVVVYPIAEGETAGNRLTNWAVLVKTGEGGTLPPRREDWSRPGKRDELMPHVARFNVPHIDVPALITATPEFWEYPCCDRDPLPYWSGGRVTLLGDAAHPMYPVGSNGASQAILDARALADSLAHAEHPRQALMAYERKRLPMTAEIVRSNRRGGPEGVIDAVEQIAPDGFDNVENVLSYAQREAIVKGYAHKAGFAAQPGLAVVNG; encoded by the coding sequence ATGAGAGCAATCATCGTGGGCGGCGGAGTCGGCGGTCTGACCACTGCCTTGATGCTGCGGGCGCGGGGCATCAATTGCGAACTCTACGAACAGGCTGACAGCATCCGCGAGCTTGGCGTTGGCATCAATACGCTGCCACATGCGATCCGCGAACTCGCCGGCCTCGGTCTGCTCGACAGGCTCGATGCCGTCGCGATCCGCACCGATGAATTGCATTATCTCAACCGCCACGGTCAGGAAGTCTGGCGCGAGAAGCGCGGTTTCGGCGCCGGTCACGACGTGCCGCAATTCTCGATTCATCGCGGCCGTCTGCAGACCGCGATCCATCGCGCGGTGGAAGAGCGCCTCGGTGCCGAGGCGATCCACACGGGTCGCCGACTCGGTCACTTCACGCAGGACGAAGGCGGCGTCACCGCTTATTTCTTCGATCGCAACAACAATCATGTCGAGACCGCGCGCGGCGATATCCTGATCGGCGCCGACGGCATCCACTCCAAGGTTCGGAGCACGCTGTTCCCGAACGAAGGACATCCAGTCTGGAACGGTCTGATGCTGTGGCGTGGTGCGCGCGACTGGCCGGCTTTCCTCACCGGCAATTCGATGATTGTCGCTGGCGGTCTCCACGCCAAGGTCGTGGTCTATCCAATTGCCGAAGGTGAGACTGCGGGTAATCGGCTGACCAACTGGGCCGTGCTGGTGAAGACCGGCGAGGGTGGCACGCTGCCTCCGCGCCGCGAGGACTGGTCACGTCCCGGCAAGCGCGACGAATTGATGCCGCATGTGGCGCGTTTCAATGTGCCTCATATCGATGTGCCGGCGCTGATCACGGCGACCCCGGAGTTCTGGGAATATCCCTGCTGCGACCGCGATCCCCTGCCATACTGGTCTGGCGGACGCGTCACGCTGCTCGGCGACGCCGCGCACCCGATGTATCCGGTCGGCTCCAACGGCGCCTCACAGGCAATCCTTGATGCGCGCGCGCTGGCCGACTCGCTGGCTCATGCCGAGCATCCGCGCCAGGCATTGATGGCCTATGAGCGCAAGCGCCTGCCTATGACGGCCGAGATCGTGCGCTCCAACCGCCGCGGCGGTCCGGAAGGCGTCATTGATGCCGTGGAGCAGATCGCCCCGGACGGGTTCGACAATGTCGAGAACGTGTTGAGCTACGCGCAGCGCGAAGCCATCGTGAAGGGCTATGCGCACAAGGCAGGGTTCGCAGCGCAGCCCGGGCTGGCGGTGGTGAACGGCTGA
- a CDS encoding cupin domain-containing protein, translated as MKTEIAGITRANEGMQGITWNILGQTYVPKNCTEDSFSWHATFPPGTFVPPHIHPDQDEYLYILEGKLDFFLGGSETSATPGDLVRLQRGIPHGIFNKSDQNAKVLFWVSPSRRLYDLFWAIHNMKEQKPEDVVALAAEYNIHFLPPPPGA; from the coding sequence ATGAAAACCGAGATCGCCGGCATCACGCGTGCCAATGAGGGCATGCAGGGTATCACCTGGAACATCCTCGGCCAGACCTATGTGCCGAAGAACTGCACCGAGGATTCGTTCTCGTGGCACGCCACCTTCCCGCCCGGCACCTTCGTGCCGCCGCACATTCATCCCGACCAGGATGAGTATCTCTACATCCTCGAAGGCAAGCTCGACTTCTTCCTCGGCGGCTCCGAGACTTCGGCCACGCCGGGCGATCTGGTGCGCCTGCAGCGCGGAATTCCGCACGGCATCTTCAACAAGTCCGATCAGAACGCCAAGGTGTTGTTCTGGGTGTCGCCGAGCCGCCGGCTCTATGACCTGTTCTGGGCGATCCACAACATGAAGGAGCAGAAGCCCGAGGACGTGGTGGCGCTCGCCGCCGAATACAACATCCACTTCCTGCCGCCGCCTCCCGGCGCGTAA
- a CDS encoding ABC transporter ATP-binding protein, translating to MLSVLNLQAAYGAAKVLFDISLNIGTGEVVTLLGRNGMGKTTTINAIMGLIHPTGGTVTFDDKPMAGLPSYRIAQAGIGLVPEGRQIFPTLTVEENLVATAAVRHPPARWTLDKIYELFPRLKERRSNLGTQLSGGEQQMLAVGRALMTNPKLLILDEATEGLAPLIRLEIWNCLKKLKAEHQSILVIDKNVDALAGFADRHVVIEKGRVVWTGTSEQLKSDSTVKDRFLHV from the coding sequence ATGCTTTCAGTTTTAAATCTCCAGGCTGCTTACGGCGCCGCCAAAGTTCTGTTCGATATTTCGTTGAATATCGGCACTGGTGAGGTCGTGACCCTGCTCGGTCGCAACGGCATGGGAAAGACGACCACCATCAACGCCATCATGGGGCTGATTCATCCGACTGGCGGCACCGTCACCTTCGACGACAAACCGATGGCCGGGCTGCCGTCCTATCGCATCGCCCAGGCAGGCATCGGTCTGGTGCCCGAAGGCCGCCAGATATTTCCCACACTGACAGTGGAGGAAAACCTGGTCGCTACCGCCGCCGTGCGGCATCCACCTGCGCGCTGGACGCTGGACAAGATCTACGAGCTGTTTCCGCGCCTCAAGGAGCGTCGCAGCAATCTCGGCACGCAGTTGTCGGGCGGCGAGCAGCAGATGCTGGCCGTTGGCCGCGCGCTGATGACCAACCCGAAGCTGCTCATTCTCGATGAAGCCACCGAAGGCCTTGCACCGCTGATCCGCCTCGAAATCTGGAATTGCCTGAAGAAACTCAAGGCTGAACATCAGTCCATTCTGGTCATCGACAAGAACGTCGATGCGCTCGCCGGCTTTGCCGATCGCCATGTGGTGATCGAAAAAGGCCGCGTCGTGTGGACCGGCACATCCGAGCAACTGAAGAGCGACTCGACCGTGAAGGACCGTTTCCTCCACGTTTGA
- a CDS encoding ABC transporter ATP-binding protein, whose translation MSSAPLQLQNICKNYGALRVTDDVSLNIEAGELHAIIGPNGAGKTTLIHQISGHAQSDSGRIIFDGQDVSRLPMAERARMGLVRSFQITSILPRFSALENVAIAVQARSGSSFSFFGNASKESALNDTAMALLSRFGLAARASVPAEQMSHGEKRQLEIAIALAAQPKLLLLDEPLAGTSHDESQRLINTLQELRKELPVVLIEHDMDAVFALADRVSVLVYGRIIASGSPQSIRDNAEVRTAYLGEEAA comes from the coding sequence ATGAGTAGCGCTCCGCTTCAGTTGCAGAACATCTGCAAGAACTACGGCGCCCTGCGCGTCACCGACGACGTATCGCTGAACATCGAGGCGGGCGAATTGCACGCCATCATCGGCCCCAACGGCGCCGGCAAGACCACGCTGATCCACCAGATTTCCGGACACGCACAATCGGACTCCGGCCGTATCATATTCGACGGCCAAGACGTGTCGCGGTTACCGATGGCAGAGCGTGCGCGGATGGGCCTGGTGCGCTCGTTCCAGATCACCTCGATCCTGCCGCGCTTCTCCGCACTGGAGAATGTCGCCATCGCCGTTCAGGCACGCAGCGGCTCGAGCTTCAGCTTCTTCGGCAATGCGTCGAAGGAATCAGCGCTGAACGACACCGCCATGGCGCTGCTGTCGCGCTTCGGCCTCGCCGCTCGCGCAAGCGTGCCGGCCGAGCAGATGTCGCATGGCGAGAAACGCCAGCTCGAAATCGCCATTGCACTGGCGGCGCAACCAAAACTGCTGCTGCTCGACGAACCGCTCGCCGGCACCAGCCACGATGAATCACAGCGACTGATCAACACGCTGCAGGAGCTGCGCAAGGAACTTCCCGTCGTGCTGATCGAACACGATATGGACGCCGTCTTCGCACTGGCTGACCGCGTCTCGGTCCTGGTTTACGGCCGCATCATCGCGTCCGGCTCGCCGCAGAGCATCCGCGACAATGCAGAGGTGCGCACCGCCTATCTCGGCGAGGAGGCCGCCTGA
- a CDS encoding branched-chain amino acid ABC transporter permease has translation MNNLVDLDTPASPALATPPRASRAYLLPLIVFVIFALVPLSALWGSQSFILALVTRIMILALAAMSLDLLIGYGAMISFGHAAYVGLGAYSVAILASHGITDGFIQLAVALGVSLIFALFTGAISLRTKGVYFIMITLAFGQMLFFLGTSLAAYGGDDGLTLASRSMFFGSKFLKNDVAMYYVAFGVLLGAYLLLRAIVASRFGRVLRGIRENPVRMEAIGFAPYRYQLTAYVIAGMIAGVSGFLLANQTEFVSPAYTAWQRSGDLIFVLVLGGLGSLHGAIIGAAVFSLLADILSHYTENWALIFGPILILVVLYARGGITGLFGSKS, from the coding sequence ATGAACAATCTCGTCGACCTCGACACCCCCGCTTCGCCTGCCCTCGCAACGCCTCCGCGTGCCAGCCGGGCCTATCTGCTGCCGCTGATCGTGTTTGTGATCTTCGCCCTTGTGCCGCTCTCGGCACTATGGGGATCGCAGAGCTTCATCCTCGCGCTGGTCACGCGCATCATGATCCTGGCGCTCGCCGCCATGTCGCTCGATCTGCTGATCGGCTACGGCGCCATGATCTCGTTCGGCCATGCCGCCTATGTCGGCCTTGGCGCCTACAGCGTCGCGATCCTTGCCAGCCACGGAATCACCGACGGCTTCATCCAGCTTGCGGTGGCGCTCGGTGTCTCGCTCATCTTCGCTCTCTTCACAGGCGCGATCTCGCTGCGGACCAAGGGCGTCTATTTCATCATGATCACGCTGGCTTTTGGCCAGATGCTGTTCTTCCTCGGCACTTCGCTGGCTGCCTATGGCGGTGACGACGGGCTGACGCTGGCATCGCGCAGCATGTTCTTCGGCTCGAAGTTCTTGAAGAACGATGTGGCGATGTATTACGTCGCCTTCGGCGTGCTGCTCGGCGCTTATCTGCTGCTCCGCGCTATCGTCGCGTCCCGCTTCGGTCGGGTGCTGCGCGGCATTCGCGAGAATCCCGTACGTATGGAAGCGATCGGCTTTGCGCCGTATCGTTATCAGCTCACTGCCTACGTCATTGCCGGCATGATTGCCGGCGTGTCGGGCTTTCTGCTTGCCAACCAGACCGAATTCGTCAGCCCGGCCTATACGGCCTGGCAGCGCTCCGGCGACCTGATCTTCGTACTGGTGCTCGGCGGCCTCGGCTCGCTGCATGGCGCAATCATCGGCGCCGCCGTGTTCAGCCTGCTGGCAGATATCCTGTCGCATTACACGGAAAACTGGGCACTGATCTTCGGACCCATCCTCATTCTCGTCGTGCTATACGCCCGCGGCGGCATCACCGGATTGTTCGGGAGCAAATCATGA
- a CDS encoding branched-chain amino acid ABC transporter permease, with the protein MTLTLALVQILNGLQFGLILFLIAAGLTLVFGVMDFINLAHGVQYMVGAYLVAAFTTMTGSFVAGLALALPAALIFGLLLEILIFRHLYDRDHLDQVLATFGVIIFLNQAVKYIWGAAPLNVAIPDALSGAIEITDGMLYPVWRLVIIAVGLAVGLALYLVVNKTKLGMLVRAGASNAAMVSALGVNIRLLFTIVFGVGAMLAGFAGAMVAPILSVEPGMGDNVLILAFVVIVIGGIGSIRGAFIAALLIGLVDTLGRFFAPTLLKLLLDPSAASQTGRAIAPMLIYILMAAVLFFRPSGLFPSKQ; encoded by the coding sequence ATGACCCTCACGCTTGCCCTCGTCCAGATCCTGAACGGCCTGCAGTTCGGATTGATCCTGTTCCTGATCGCCGCCGGCCTCACGCTGGTGTTCGGCGTCATGGACTTCATCAATCTTGCACATGGCGTGCAATACATGGTCGGCGCCTATCTGGTTGCCGCCTTCACCACCATGACCGGCAGTTTCGTCGCCGGCCTCGCACTGGCGCTACCTGCTGCACTGATTTTCGGGCTCCTGCTGGAGATCCTGATCTTTCGACATTTGTATGATCGCGACCATCTCGATCAGGTGCTCGCGACGTTTGGTGTCATCATCTTCCTCAATCAGGCCGTAAAATACATCTGGGGCGCTGCGCCGCTAAATGTTGCAATTCCTGACGCGCTGTCGGGCGCGATCGAGATCACCGACGGCATGCTCTATCCGGTGTGGCGTCTCGTCATCATCGCCGTCGGTCTTGCTGTCGGCCTCGCGCTCTATCTCGTCGTCAACAAGACCAAGCTTGGCATGCTCGTGCGTGCCGGCGCCAGCAACGCTGCCATGGTCTCCGCGCTGGGCGTCAACATTCGCCTGCTGTTCACCATCGTGTTCGGCGTCGGCGCCATGCTCGCTGGCTTCGCCGGCGCCATGGTTGCACCGATCCTTTCCGTCGAGCCAGGCATGGGCGACAATGTGCTCATTCTTGCTTTCGTGGTGATCGTCATCGGCGGCATCGGCTCGATCCGCGGTGCCTTCATCGCGGCGCTGCTGATCGGTCTCGTCGATACGCTCGGACGTTTCTTCGCGCCCACGCTGCTCAAGCTGCTGCTCGATCCCTCGGCGGCCAGCCAGACCGGCCGCGCCATTGCGCCGATGCTGATCTATATTCTGATGGCTGCGGTGCTGTTCTTCCGGCCATCCGGCCTGTTCCCGTCCAAGCAGTAA
- a CDS encoding ABC transporter substrate-binding protein, producing the protein MKQSLKLAGLAALMMSVSAIPAMAQEKIKVGVIVSLSGAGAVLGQQARDGFNLAVKDLGGKMGGKDVEVIVVDDELKPDVAVTKVKGLLERDKVDFVVGPIFSNILGAIHKPVTENKTFLISPNAGPSSYAGKECSPYFYVTSYQNDQIHQILGNVAQKRGYKKIYLMTPNYQAGKDFVAGVKMDFKGEILEESFIPLGTLDFQAELSKIASMKPDAVLTFMPGGMGVNLVKQYKQAGLLDRIPFLSTFTVDESTLPAQQDAAIGMFGGSNWAPTLDTPQNKKFVAEYEKAYNSVPATYAFQSYDAAMLINSAVVAVKGDLSDKAKVAEAMKKADFPSIRGGFKFSNNGYPVQDFFLTKVAKRADGKFQTEIVEKVFSNYGDRYAKDCAAQ; encoded by the coding sequence ATGAAGCAGTCTCTCAAATTGGCCGGTTTGGCCGCCCTGATGATGAGCGTTTCGGCCATCCCGGCCATGGCGCAGGAAAAGATCAAGGTCGGCGTGATCGTGTCGCTGTCGGGCGCCGGTGCCGTGCTCGGCCAGCAGGCGCGCGACGGCTTCAACCTCGCCGTCAAGGATCTCGGCGGCAAGATGGGCGGCAAGGATGTCGAAGTCATCGTCGTCGATGACGAACTCAAGCCCGACGTCGCCGTCACCAAGGTCAAGGGTCTGCTGGAGCGCGACAAGGTCGACTTCGTGGTCGGTCCGATCTTCTCGAACATCCTGGGCGCGATCCACAAGCCGGTCACCGAGAACAAGACCTTCCTGATCTCACCGAATGCCGGTCCGTCCAGCTACGCGGGCAAGGAGTGCAGTCCGTACTTCTATGTGACGTCGTATCAGAATGACCAGATCCACCAAATCCTCGGTAACGTGGCCCAGAAGCGCGGCTACAAGAAGATCTACCTGATGACCCCGAACTATCAGGCCGGCAAGGACTTCGTCGCCGGCGTGAAGATGGACTTCAAGGGCGAGATCCTCGAGGAATCCTTCATCCCGCTCGGCACGCTCGACTTCCAGGCCGAGCTCTCCAAGATCGCATCGATGAAGCCTGATGCCGTGCTCACCTTCATGCCGGGCGGCATGGGCGTGAACCTCGTCAAGCAGTACAAGCAGGCCGGCCTGCTCGACCGCATTCCGTTCCTGTCGACCTTCACCGTCGATGAATCGACGCTGCCGGCTCAGCAGGACGCGGCGATCGGCATGTTCGGTGGCTCAAACTGGGCACCGACCCTCGACACTCCGCAGAACAAGAAGTTCGTGGCAGAATACGAGAAAGCTTATAACAGCGTGCCGGCGACCTACGCCTTCCAGTCCTATGACGCGGCCATGCTGATCAACAGCGCCGTCGTTGCCGTGAAGGGCGACCTCTCGGACAAGGCCAAGGTGGCTGAAGCCATGAAGAAGGCCGACTTCCCGTCGATCCGCGGCGGCTTCAAGTTCAGCAACAACGGTTACCCCGTTCAGGACTTCTTCCTGACCAAGGTTGCCAAGCGCGCTGACGGCAAGTTCCAGACCGAGATCGTCGAGAAGGTGTTCTCGAACTACGGCGATCGCTACGCCAAGGACTGCGCTGCGCAGTAA
- a CDS encoding MarR family winged helix-turn-helix transcriptional regulator: MILDSETKAVELPDDHGDELRLWLRLLTCTTLIEGEVRSRLRERFDVTLPRFDLMAQLDKVPDGMTLSDVSKRMMVSNGNVTGLVERLVESGHVDRRTSDTDRRVQVIRLTKLGRAEFRKMAEEHETWIAEIFTDLAPKDVRELMRLLAKTKASAQKAAQKAANGKAP; the protein is encoded by the coding sequence ATGATTCTCGATTCCGAGACCAAGGCCGTCGAACTTCCCGATGATCACGGCGATGAGCTGCGCCTGTGGCTCCGGCTCCTGACCTGTACGACGTTGATCGAGGGTGAAGTCCGCAGCCGCTTGCGCGAACGCTTCGATGTCACGCTCCCACGCTTCGATCTGATGGCCCAGCTCGACAAGGTGCCCGACGGTATGACCCTGTCGGATGTCTCGAAGCGGATGATGGTGTCGAACGGCAATGTGACCGGCCTGGTCGAGCGTCTTGTCGAATCCGGCCACGTCGATCGCCGCACCTCCGACACCGACCGTCGGGTGCAGGTGATCCGGCTCACCAAACTTGGCCGCGCGGAGTTCCGCAAGATGGCCGAAGAGCATGAGACCTGGATCGCCGAAATCTTCACGGATCTGGCGCCGAAGGATGTTCGCGAACTGATGCGGCTGCTCGCCAAGACCAAGGCTTCCGCGCAGAAGGCGGCGCAAAAGGCAGCGAACGGCAAGGCGCCGTAA